The following coding sequences lie in one Vanessa atalanta chromosome 1, ilVanAtal1.2, whole genome shotgun sequence genomic window:
- the LOC125077267 gene encoding fork head domain-containing protein FD4-like, with protein MPRPSRDSYGDQKPPYSYISLTAMAIWSSPERMLPLSEIYRFITDRFPYYRCNTQRWQNSLRHNLSFNDCFVKVPRNPDRPGKGAYWTMHPQAFDMFENGSLLRRRKRFKLHKGEKDNLKSELAALANFNRMFLASQNRMPSTQVDTQIFDDSPKCVKSRPLKSFTIDSILSSDVNSENSDVNSVQSLSVPVYPPDLLAMAAMVWHPQCFHSPLQTSFNIPFQDWQKIFYTQLLQR; from the coding sequence ATGCCACGGCCGTCGCGCGATTCCTACGGCGATCAGAAACCACCCTATTCGTATATATCTCTCACTGCAATGGCGATTTGGAGTTCGCCGGAGCGAATGTTACCGTTGTCAGAGATCTACCGGTTCATCACCGATCGTTTCCCCTATTACCGGTGTAATACGCAGCGCTGGCAGAACTCCTTGCGGCACAATCTGTCTTTCAACGATTGTTTTGTGAAAGTGCCTCGAAATCCAGACCGACCAGGCAAAGGAGCCTATTGGACAATGCATCCGCAAGCCTTCGATATGTTCGAAAACGGTTCTTTATTGCGTCGCCGAAAACGTTTTAAGCTACACAAAGGAGAAAAGGATAATTTGAAATCTGAATTGGCAGCTTTGGCAAATTTTAATCGCATGTTCCTTGCGAGTCAGAATCGAATGCCATCGACTCAAGTAGATACGCAAATATTTGACGACTCCCCGAAGTGTGTTAAAAGCAGGCCGCTAAAATCATTTACGATAGATAGTATACTTAGCAGTGATGTTAATTCAGAAAACAGTGATGTTAATAGTGTTCAAAGTTTAAGTGTGCCAGTTTATCCACCAGATTTATTGGCTATGGCTGCTATGGTTTGGCATCCTCAATGTTTTCATTCGCCTTTGCAAACTTCTTTTAATATTCCGTTTCAAGattggcaaaaaatattttacactcaATTGTtacaacgataa
- the LOC125074846 gene encoding electron transfer flavoprotein subunit alpha, mitochondrial — protein MFSPCTRHLFLSSQLRRLQSTLIIAEHNNEVLTPVTQNTLNAAKKIGGEVSVLVAGTKCGPAAEAIAKANGVSKILVAESDAFKGFTPESLTPLILATQKQFNFTHILAPATAFGKALLPRVAAKLDVSPITDIIGVKDANTFIRTIYAGNAVLTLEAKDAIKVITVRGTAFTAEPLEGGSAAVEKAPEGNYKTDLVEWISQELTKSDRPELTSAKNIVSGGRGLKSGDNFKLLYDLADKLNAAVGASRAAVDAGFVPNDLQIGQTGKIVAPNLYIAVGISGAIQHLAGMKDSKTIVAINKDPEAPIFQVSDLGLVADLFKAVPELTSKL, from the exons atgttttcccCGTGCACCAGGCATTTGTTTTTGTCATCACAG CTTCGTCGGTTACAGAGCACCTTGATTATAGCTGAACACAACAATGAAGTCTTAACACCTGTAacacaaaatactttaaatgctGCAAAAAAAATTGGAGGTGAAGTTTCTGTGTTAGTTGCTGGTACAAAATGTGGTCca GCTGCAGAGGCAATTGCCAAAGCAAATGGAGTATCTAAAATCCTAGTTGCGGAAAGTGATGCATTCAAGGGCTTCACCCCAGAATCTCTTACACCTCTTATATTAGCAACTCAGAAACAGTTCAACTTTACACATATCTTGGCACCTGCTACTGCATTTGGCAAAGCATTACTGCCAAGGGTAGCAGCCAAACTTGATGTGTCACCTATTACTGATATAATTGGAGTAAAGGATGCTAATACATTTATCAGGACGATCTATGCAg GTAATGCAGTTCTCACTTTAGAGGCAAAGGATGCCATTAAAGTTATCACTGTAAGAGGCACTGCTTTTACTGCTGAACCACTAGAAGGAGGATCAGCTGCAGTAGAGAAGGCTCCAGAAGGGAACTACAAAACAGATTTGGTTGAATGGATATCACAAGAACTTACCAAGTCTGACCGCCCTGAATTGACTAGtgctaaaaatattgtttctggAG GTCGTGGTCTGAAGTCTGGAGATAACTTCAAGTTGTTGTATGATCTTGCTGACAAGTTGAACGCTGCTGTGGGAGCATCTCGTGCAGCTGTTGATGCTGGTTTTGTACCCAATGACTTGCAGATTGGACAAACTGGCAAGATAGTGGCGCCT AATCTTTACATTGCTGTGGGAATCAGTGGTGCTATTCAACATCTTGCTGGTATGAAGGACTCCAAGACCATTGTCGCAATCAACAAAGACCCGGAGGCCCCTATCTTCCAg GTGTCGGACTTGGGCTTGGTAGCAGATCTGTTCAAGGCAGTCCCTGAGCTTAcatcaaaattgtaa